One segment of Virgibacillus doumboii DNA contains the following:
- a CDS encoding TatD family hydrolase, translating into MLFDTHVHVNARDFFDDRDETIQRAFDAGVKYMVVVGFDRETIPIAMEIAEQYETIYAAVGWHPVDAVDMKDEDLAWIEELSAHPKVVAIGEMGLDYHWDKSPKDVQKEVFRKQIALAKKVNMPIIIHNREATEDIMEVLQEEDANEVGGIMHCYNDSAEFVQAFLDMNFYISLGGPVTFKNATLPKDVAVEVPLDRLLVETDAPFLAPHPNRGKRNEPAYVKLVAEKIAELREMPFDELSNITTQNALTFFGIQK; encoded by the coding sequence ATGTTATTCGACACACATGTTCACGTGAATGCACGAGATTTTTTTGACGATCGGGATGAAACAATACAGCGTGCATTTGATGCGGGAGTAAAATATATGGTTGTCGTTGGCTTTGACCGGGAAACGATTCCGATTGCGATGGAAATTGCCGAGCAGTATGAAACAATCTATGCGGCTGTTGGGTGGCACCCTGTTGATGCGGTCGATATGAAAGATGAAGACTTAGCCTGGATTGAGGAGCTGTCAGCGCATCCGAAAGTAGTTGCAATTGGTGAAATGGGGCTTGATTATCATTGGGACAAATCGCCAAAAGACGTGCAAAAAGAAGTCTTCCGTAAGCAAATTGCACTGGCTAAAAAAGTAAATATGCCGATTATCATTCATAACCGTGAAGCAACAGAAGACATTATGGAGGTTTTGCAGGAAGAAGATGCAAATGAAGTAGGCGGGATTATGCATTGTTACAATGATTCAGCCGAATTTGTTCAGGCATTTCTTGATATGAACTTTTATATTTCACTCGGTGGGCCGGTTACGTTTAAAAATGCTACATTACCAAAAGATGTGGCAGTTGAAGTGCCTCTTGACCGTCTGCTGGTAGAAACAGATGCACCATTCCTGGCACCCCACCCCAATCGCGGGAAACGCAATGAACCGGCATATGTAAAATTAGTTGCTGAGAAAATTGCCGAACTGCGTGAAATGCCTTTCGATGAACTTAGTAACATTACGACACAAAACGCCTTAACCTTCTTTGGAATTCAAAAATAA
- the rsmA gene encoding 16S rRNA (adenine(1518)-N(6)/adenine(1519)-N(6))-dimethyltransferase RsmA — protein sequence MTTKKIATPKRTQEILKKYGFSFKKSLGQNFLIDVNILENIIQQAGIDKSSAAIEIGPGIGALTEQLAIHADKVIAYEIDQRLLPILEDTLKDYNNIQFINQDILEANVGETIRSQFKPGQPVHVVANLPYYITTPILMKLLREYLPVTSFTVMIQKEVAERMAAEPNSKSYGSLTLAVQYYTNAEVVMNVPKSVFMPQPNVDSSVLKLTKRDRAPVQVDNEDYFFEIVQACFAQRRKTLRNNLVSYFKETYDKETISAMLERIGIDGTRRGESLDMSEFALLANTLNKAEQA from the coding sequence ATGACAACTAAAAAAATCGCCACCCCGAAACGAACACAGGAGATACTGAAGAAATACGGGTTTTCCTTTAAAAAAAGCCTGGGGCAGAATTTTTTGATCGATGTAAATATACTGGAAAATATTATTCAACAGGCAGGAATTGATAAATCGTCGGCTGCAATTGAAATCGGACCAGGTATCGGTGCGCTGACGGAGCAGTTGGCGATTCACGCTGATAAAGTGATTGCCTATGAAATTGATCAGCGCCTGCTCCCTATCTTAGAGGACACATTGAAAGACTATAATAATATCCAATTCATCAATCAGGATATCCTGGAGGCTAATGTCGGCGAAACCATCAGGAGTCAATTTAAACCTGGCCAACCGGTTCATGTTGTCGCCAATCTTCCCTATTACATTACGACACCGATTTTGATGAAGCTTCTGCGTGAGTACCTACCTGTGACAAGTTTTACGGTAATGATTCAAAAGGAAGTTGCCGAACGGATGGCTGCTGAACCAAACAGTAAAAGTTACGGGTCACTGACGCTAGCAGTTCAATATTATACAAATGCAGAAGTGGTAATGAATGTTCCGAAGAGTGTTTTTATGCCACAGCCGAATGTTGATTCAAGTGTATTAAAGCTGACAAAACGAGACAGAGCACCTGTTCAGGTGGATAATGAGGATTACTTTTTTGAAATCGTGCAGGCATGCTTTGCCCAACGACGAAAAACATTGCGGAATAACCTTGTCAGTTATTTTAAAGAAACATATGACAAAGAAACGATTTCTGCCATGCTGGAACGGATAGGAATAGATGGTACAAGGCGCGGGGAATCACTTGATATGAGCGAATTTGCGTTGCTTGCCAATACATTAAACAAAGCGGAACAGGCATAA
- the metG gene encoding methionine--tRNA ligase: protein MPKEKNTFYITTPIYYPSGNLHIGHAYSTVAGDAIARYKRLRGYEVMYLTGTDEHGQKIQRKAKEKGMEPKAYVDEIVSGIQDLWKKLKISNDDFIRTTEERHKKVVEKIFAQLLDQGDIYLDEYEGWYCTSCESFFTERQLDDGHCPDCGGPVEKVKEESYFFKMSKYVDRLLEFYNENPEFIQPESRKNEMLNNFIKPGLEDLAVSRTTFDWGVKVPGNPKHVIYVWIDALSNYITALGYGTDNDEKYQKFWPADVHLMSKEIVRFHTIYWPIMLMALDLPLPKKVFSHGWILMKDGKMSKSKGNVVDPVQLIDRYGLDALRYYLLREVPFGSDGVFTPEGFVERTNYDLANDLGNLLNRTVAMIDKYFNGEIPTYKASETDIDQSLEQFQKDTIIKTEEAMENMQFSVALSSLWQLISRTNKYIDETEPWVLAKDEANKERLGNVMAHLAESLRKTAIMLQPFLTETPTEIFKQLGIQNDSLKEWDSLNTDGEVKAGTKVQKGDPIFPRLDVEKEVQTIKAMMQKPAQEEKKAAKKVPEQKEEVIFDDFMKLDMRVAEVLKAEPMKKADKLLKLHLDVGTDKRQVVSGIAEHYKPEDLVGKKVICVTNLKPVKLRGEMSEGMVLSGEDADGKLSLASVEQSLPNGSIVK from the coding sequence ATGCCAAAGGAAAAAAACACATTTTATATAACAACACCAATCTACTATCCGAGTGGCAATTTACATATCGGACACGCCTATTCAACGGTTGCCGGTGATGCAATAGCCCGTTATAAGCGCTTGCGCGGGTATGAAGTAATGTACCTGACTGGTACAGATGAACATGGACAAAAAATTCAGCGTAAAGCGAAAGAAAAAGGTATGGAACCCAAAGCATATGTTGATGAAATTGTAAGTGGAATCCAGGACCTTTGGAAGAAACTGAAAATCTCCAATGATGATTTTATCCGTACGACCGAGGAGCGGCATAAAAAGGTTGTCGAGAAAATATTTGCTCAGCTTCTGGATCAGGGTGATATTTATCTGGATGAATATGAAGGCTGGTATTGTACGTCATGTGAATCCTTTTTTACTGAGCGCCAGCTGGATGACGGCCATTGTCCGGATTGCGGCGGCCCCGTAGAGAAGGTAAAAGAGGAATCGTATTTCTTTAAAATGAGTAAGTATGTCGACCGTCTTCTGGAGTTTTATAATGAAAATCCAGAGTTTATTCAGCCGGAAAGCCGTAAAAACGAAATGCTGAATAACTTTATCAAGCCGGGTCTTGAGGATTTGGCCGTCTCACGGACGACGTTTGACTGGGGCGTTAAAGTCCCAGGCAATCCAAAACATGTTATTTACGTGTGGATTGATGCGTTGTCAAACTATATTACAGCGCTTGGCTATGGTACAGACAATGATGAAAAATATCAAAAATTCTGGCCGGCTGATGTGCATTTAATGAGTAAGGAAATTGTTCGTTTCCATACGATTTACTGGCCGATTATGCTGATGGCATTGGATCTGCCATTACCGAAGAAGGTATTTTCCCATGGATGGATTTTGATGAAGGATGGAAAGATGTCCAAATCAAAAGGAAATGTGGTTGATCCTGTTCAATTAATCGATCGTTACGGCCTTGATGCCCTAAGATACTATCTGTTGCGAGAAGTGCCATTTGGTTCTGACGGTGTATTTACCCCGGAAGGATTTGTCGAACGAACCAATTATGACCTGGCAAATGACCTCGGGAATTTACTGAACCGAACAGTAGCGATGATTGATAAATATTTCAATGGGGAGATCCCTACATATAAAGCTTCTGAGACAGACATCGATCAATCACTTGAGCAGTTTCAGAAAGACACGATTATAAAGACAGAAGAAGCAATGGAAAACATGCAATTCTCTGTGGCTCTATCTTCTCTATGGCAGCTGATCAGCAGAACGAATAAATATATTGATGAAACAGAGCCATGGGTACTGGCGAAAGATGAAGCAAACAAAGAACGTCTTGGAAATGTAATGGCCCATCTTGCTGAATCATTACGAAAAACAGCAATTATGCTGCAGCCATTTCTGACGGAAACGCCAACAGAAATTTTCAAGCAGCTGGGCATACAGAATGATTCCTTAAAAGAGTGGGATAGTCTTAACACAGATGGGGAAGTTAAAGCAGGCACAAAAGTCCAAAAGGGCGACCCGATTTTCCCTCGGTTAGACGTTGAAAAAGAAGTCCAGACAATAAAAGCGATGATGCAAAAACCGGCACAGGAGGAAAAGAAAGCAGCAAAAAAAGTGCCGGAACAAAAAGAGGAAGTTATTTTTGATGACTTCATGAAGCTTGATATGCGTGTTGCTGAAGTACTTAAGGCAGAACCGATGAAAAAGGCAGATAAATTACTGAAGCTTCATCTTGATGTTGGAACAGATAAGCGCCAGGTAGTATCAGGCATTGCCGAACACTACAAACCGGAAGATCTGGTTGGGAAAAAAGTAATTTGTGTAACCAACCTGAAACCAGTTAAATTACGTGGTGAAATGTCTGAAGGAATGGTCCTCAGTGGAGAGGATGCAGATGGCAAGCTGTCCTTGGCATCTGTTGAACAGTCCCTACCAAACGGATCTATTGTAAAATAA
- the rnmV gene encoding ribonuclease M5, with product MKIKEIIVVEGRDDTAKIKQAVEADTIETNGSAINETILKQIQHAKDKRGVIIFTDPDYPGERIRHMVGQAVPGCKHAFLKRDDAQAKHSHNKSLGIEHASITAIRQALQDVYELQEIEDNGITRDALIAYGLIGSPKASSRRDRLSELLQIGHTNGKQLLKRLNMFQITKEQFEQAINQVLQEENNDN from the coding sequence GTGAAAATCAAAGAAATTATCGTTGTCGAGGGCCGTGATGATACAGCTAAAATTAAACAAGCTGTTGAAGCAGACACCATTGAAACGAATGGATCTGCCATAAATGAGACAATCTTAAAACAGATACAACATGCAAAGGACAAACGCGGTGTAATTATTTTCACTGATCCTGATTATCCCGGTGAACGTATTCGTCATATGGTCGGTCAAGCTGTACCTGGATGCAAACACGCCTTTCTGAAACGTGACGATGCACAGGCAAAACACTCCCACAATAAAAGTCTTGGGATTGAACATGCGTCAATTACTGCGATCAGGCAGGCATTACAGGATGTGTATGAGTTACAGGAAATTGAAGATAATGGGATAACGAGGGATGCACTTATCGCTTATGGCTTAATTGGCAGTCCAAAGGCAAGCAGCAGACGTGATCGCCTTAGTGAACTGCTGCAAATTGGCCATACGAATGGAAAACAGCTGTTAAAACGCTTAAACATGTTCCAGATTACAAAAGAGCAGTTTGAACAAGCGATAAACCAGGTATTACAGGAGGAAAACAATGACAACTAA
- a CDS encoding G5 and 3D domain-containing protein, whose product MKLLSKLLSASKWKLVISSIGVLALVVFSGFVLFEATKAEVVVSDNGEEQTVKTHADTVSELLAEVGIKISKHDELSHKKDEAVKDGMNITYKQAHEVKVTIDGNKRVFFTTLDKVGEFLKEEGIDVAKHDELSFAKSDAINGDMELSIEKGFQVTINNGDKKQKIWATGGTVADVLKANDFSWDKSDKIKPGKDTKVNQNTTIKIVRVNTFTKKVEEPIAYEVEKRKDSSMEKGKENVISEGKEGLVVKEYKVTEENGKEVKRELIDKTVKQESENRVVAIGTKEEERNLVTLSSGGNDGNGKVYSMTVTAYSADCTGCSGYTATGINLNANPNAKVVSVDPSVIPLGTKVWVEGYGTAVAADTGGGVNGHHVDIHLPTRADALAYGTRTNVKVKILD is encoded by the coding sequence ATGAAATTACTTTCAAAGCTATTGTCGGCATCTAAATGGAAGCTGGTTATTTCCAGTATCGGTGTATTGGCACTGGTTGTTTTCTCCGGTTTTGTCCTATTTGAAGCAACGAAAGCAGAAGTTGTGGTTTCAGACAATGGGGAAGAACAGACAGTAAAAACGCATGCCGATACAGTAAGTGAGTTACTTGCTGAAGTCGGAATTAAAATTAGTAAACATGACGAATTATCACATAAAAAAGATGAAGCTGTAAAAGACGGAATGAATATTACATACAAACAGGCACACGAAGTAAAAGTTACGATAGATGGAAACAAACGGGTATTTTTTACAACGCTTGATAAAGTAGGTGAATTTCTTAAAGAGGAAGGCATCGATGTAGCGAAGCATGATGAATTATCTTTTGCAAAATCGGATGCCATTAATGGTGATATGGAACTTTCCATTGAAAAAGGGTTTCAGGTAACTATTAATAATGGCGACAAGAAACAAAAGATCTGGGCTACTGGCGGCACTGTTGCAGATGTATTAAAGGCAAACGACTTCTCCTGGGATAAGTCAGATAAAATAAAACCAGGTAAGGATACAAAGGTAAACCAGAACACTACCATCAAAATCGTCCGTGTTAATACATTCACGAAAAAAGTAGAAGAACCAATCGCCTATGAGGTGGAGAAGCGAAAAGACAGCAGCATGGAAAAAGGGAAAGAAAATGTTATCTCTGAAGGAAAAGAAGGCTTAGTTGTCAAAGAATATAAAGTGACCGAAGAAAATGGCAAGGAAGTTAAGCGTGAGCTCATTGATAAAACAGTGAAACAGGAAAGTGAAAACCGAGTTGTTGCAATTGGCACAAAAGAAGAAGAACGAAACCTTGTAACATTATCATCTGGAGGTAATGATGGTAATGGAAAAGTATATTCAATGACAGTAACAGCGTATAGTGCAGACTGTACTGGATGTTCAGGATATACTGCAACAGGAATAAATTTAAATGCTAATCCGAATGCAAAAGTTGTTTCCGTTGATCCTAGTGTTATTCCTTTAGGCACCAAAGTTTGGGTAGAGGGATATGGAACCGCGGTTGCAGCTGACACTGGCGGTGGAGTGAATGGACATCACGTTGATATCCATCTGCCGACTAGAGCTGACGCATTAGCATATGGAACACGAACGAATGTCAAAGTAAAAATTCTCGATTAA
- the yabG gene encoding sporulation peptidase YabG translates to MRFSTGELVTRVSHKHDLLFRIASISEDIVTLHGEDIRLMADAPTDDLMRVEDGDLEKRRQKVKEQEEFSYRLFRQDYQLMKEKRDYYVSDGYQNTVSFFQLPSKVLHIDGDPTYLRKCIDLYNRMGLQVHGVHVNEKEMPDEIGPLVDKIQPNIIVITGHDAFSKNKGLKNDLRAYRHSKYFAETVRAARHKVPNLDQLVIFAGACQSHFESLIRAGANFASSPSRINIHALDPVYIAAKIAYTPFMEKISVWDALRNTLTGEKGMGGVETRGLLRTGMPYIDETSGDEG, encoded by the coding sequence ATGCGTTTTTCAACAGGTGAATTGGTAACACGTGTATCACATAAACATGATTTATTATTTCGTATTGCGTCTATTTCCGAGGATATCGTAACACTGCATGGTGAAGATATTCGTCTGATGGCAGATGCACCAACAGATGATCTGATGCGAGTCGAGGATGGAGATTTGGAGAAAAGAAGACAGAAAGTAAAGGAACAGGAGGAATTCTCCTACCGATTATTTCGTCAGGACTATCAATTGATGAAAGAGAAACGGGATTATTACGTAAGCGATGGGTATCAAAATACAGTAAGTTTTTTTCAGTTGCCGTCAAAAGTACTCCATATAGACGGGGACCCGACCTACTTAAGAAAGTGTATCGATTTGTATAATCGGATGGGACTCCAGGTCCATGGTGTTCATGTAAATGAAAAAGAAATGCCTGATGAGATCGGGCCGCTAGTGGATAAAATTCAGCCAAACATTATCGTTATTACCGGCCATGATGCTTTTTCCAAAAATAAAGGGTTGAAAAATGACCTTCGTGCGTACCGCCATTCAAAATATTTTGCGGAGACAGTTCGTGCTGCCCGGCATAAAGTGCCGAATTTGGATCAGCTTGTCATATTCGCAGGAGCATGCCAATCCCATTTTGAATCATTAATACGTGCGGGTGCAAACTTTGCAAGCTCTCCGTCCCGGATTAATATTCATGCATTGGATCCGGTTTATATTGCAGCAAAGATTGCTTATACCCCCTTTATGGAAAAAATAAGTGTGTGGGATGCATTACGAAATACATTAACCGGGGAAAAAGGT